One genomic region from Thermococcus celericrescens encodes:
- a CDS encoding acetate--CoA ligase family protein, whose product MEAPKLDFLFYPKSVAVIGASNVPGKIGNSIMRSITLKFDGKVYAVNVKGGEVEVNGKKFQVYRSIKEIPDDVDVAVIAVPAKFVPDVIDECGEKGVKSAVVISAGFKEAGRAELEEELVKRARKWGIRLVGPNCLGVTNLENGFDCNFNPPERQARPPFGKVAFMSQSGAFGAAILDWAASHKIGMSKFISLGNMADLDESDFMAYLGDDPKTGVITGYIEGVKDGRKFFNTAKEVTLKKPVVILKSGRTEAGAKAAASHTGSLAGSFKIYEAAFEQTGVLSAKSMRQLFNYAKALAMQKPAKGNRVAIVTNGGGAGVMMSDGLLERGMKLAELSEETNERFRKDIEEGKLPHHMSYRNPIDVIGDAPSSRYEIAMRYALEDENVDVLVVIALFQSPALDEGIVEAMARMQEYGKPIVFVAPGGTYPHKMARNIELKGVPVYETVEDGVDAVYALVKYGEWLRENGKL is encoded by the coding sequence ATGGAGGCACCAAAGCTCGATTTCCTGTTTTATCCGAAGAGCGTCGCGGTCATCGGGGCGTCAAACGTCCCCGGAAAGATAGGAAACTCGATAATGCGCTCGATAACGCTCAAATTCGATGGAAAGGTCTACGCAGTCAACGTCAAGGGCGGCGAGGTCGAGGTCAACGGGAAGAAGTTCCAGGTTTACAGGAGCATTAAGGAGATACCCGACGATGTCGACGTCGCTGTCATAGCGGTTCCGGCGAAGTTCGTCCCCGACGTCATAGACGAGTGCGGCGAGAAGGGGGTTAAGAGCGCCGTCGTCATCTCTGCCGGTTTCAAGGAGGCCGGAAGGGCCGAGCTTGAGGAGGAGCTTGTTAAGCGCGCCAGAAAGTGGGGAATAAGGCTCGTCGGTCCGAACTGTCTCGGCGTGACGAACCTCGAGAACGGCTTCGACTGCAACTTCAACCCGCCGGAGAGACAGGCGAGGCCGCCCTTCGGAAAGGTCGCCTTCATGAGCCAGAGCGGTGCCTTCGGTGCTGCAATCCTCGACTGGGCCGCCAGCCACAAGATAGGAATGAGCAAGTTCATCAGCCTCGGAAACATGGCCGACCTCGACGAGAGCGACTTCATGGCCTACCTCGGCGACGACCCGAAAACCGGAGTCATCACCGGCTACATAGAGGGCGTCAAGGACGGAAGGAAGTTCTTCAACACGGCCAAAGAGGTAACCCTCAAGAAGCCCGTCGTCATACTCAAGAGCGGTAGAACTGAGGCCGGCGCCAAGGCCGCAGCTTCCCACACAGGCTCTCTGGCAGGCTCCTTCAAGATATACGAGGCCGCCTTTGAGCAGACCGGCGTTCTGAGCGCCAAGAGCATGCGCCAGCTCTTCAACTACGCGAAGGCCTTGGCGATGCAGAAGCCGGCGAAGGGCAACAGGGTTGCGATAGTCACCAACGGCGGCGGTGCTGGAGTCATGATGAGCGACGGCCTGCTCGAGAGGGGAATGAAGCTTGCCGAGCTGAGCGAAGAAACTAATGAGCGCTTTAGGAAAGACATCGAGGAAGGCAAGCTCCCGCACCACATGAGCTACAGGAACCCGATAGACGTCATCGGCGACGCCCCGTCGAGCAGGTACGAGATAGCCATGCGCTACGCGCTGGAGGATGAAAACGTTGACGTCCTCGTCGTCATAGCGCTCTTCCAGAGCCCGGCCCTCGACGAGGGAATCGTCGAGGCGATGGCCAGGATGCAGGAGTACGGCAAGCCGATAGTCTTCGTCGCCCCCGGTGGGACTTATCCGCACAAGATGGCCAGGAACATCGAGCTCAAGGGCGTTCCCGTTTATGAGACGGTCGAGGACGGCGTCGATGCTGTCTACGCCCTCGTCAAGTACGGCGAGTGGCTGAGGGAGAATGGAAAACTTTAA
- a CDS encoding fumarylacetoacetate hydrolase family protein, with amino-acid sequence MVRLPYMDGFYELRPSKIVALAKNYAEHAKEMESDVPERPVFFLKPPSALIGPGEPIILPRMSKRVDHEVELAVIIGRRARRVPREKAMDYVLGYTILLDITARDLQAEARERGLPWSMAKGFDTFAPVGPRVVDKRELNIEDLEIGLKVNGQLRQLGRTSEMVFKVPELIEYISSVMTLEPGDIIATGTPAGVGPLRHGDRVEAWIEGIGRVEFDVLAEGSILC; translated from the coding sequence ATGGTCAGGCTTCCGTATATGGACGGCTTCTACGAGCTGAGGCCGAGCAAGATAGTTGCCCTCGCCAAAAACTACGCCGAGCATGCGAAGGAGATGGAGAGCGACGTTCCGGAAAGACCAGTCTTCTTCCTCAAGCCTCCAAGCGCCCTCATCGGTCCCGGCGAGCCTATAATCCTGCCCAGAATGAGCAAGAGAGTAGACCACGAAGTCGAGCTTGCCGTCATAATCGGAAGGAGGGCCAGGCGCGTGCCGAGGGAAAAGGCCATGGACTACGTGCTCGGCTACACGATACTCCTTGACATAACCGCTCGCGACCTTCAGGCCGAGGCAAGGGAGAGGGGCCTTCCCTGGAGCATGGCTAAGGGCTTCGACACCTTTGCCCCGGTCGGTCCGAGGGTGGTTGATAAGCGAGAGCTTAACATCGAGGACCTAGAGATAGGTCTCAAGGTGAACGGCCAGCTCAGACAGCTCGGACGGACGAGCGAGATGGTCTTCAAGGTCCCGGAGCTGATAGAGTACATAAGCTCGGTGATGACCCTCGAACCCGGGGACATAATAGCGACCGGAACTCCCGCTGGAGTAGGCCCGCTCAGGCACGGGGACAGGGTTGAGGCGTGGATAGAGGGAATTGGAAGGGTCGAGTTCGATGTTCTGGCCGAGGGTTCGATACTCTGCTGA
- a CDS encoding winged helix-turn-helix domain-containing protein, protein MREVLIITEPEKVKVLSEGTRLKILQLLRDRPMTVNELSDILGKDRTTIYRHIKMLENAGLVEELEVQGNERVYSRTARLYLIKADPDESVEKFRQAYLQVEAEKLVQILEKAGFKIKNREKLVKLAKEVLDEIEINSQSILKRISQANIELTEIELFHLLNMLVFMQSCELCGKAQEARQMIEDD, encoded by the coding sequence GTGAGGGAAGTTTTGATAATCACAGAGCCCGAGAAGGTGAAGGTGCTCTCGGAAGGGACCAGACTCAAAATCCTACAACTCCTAAGGGATCGCCCAATGACAGTCAACGAACTCAGCGATATCCTCGGAAAGGACAGAACGACCATATACAGACACATAAAGATGCTGGAAAACGCAGGTCTCGTGGAGGAGCTTGAAGTCCAAGGAAACGAAAGGGTTTACTCCAGAACCGCGAGATTGTACCTCATCAAGGCAGACCCAGACGAGAGCGTAGAGAAGTTCAGACAGGCTTACCTCCAGGTCGAGGCGGAGAAGCTCGTCCAGATCCTCGAGAAGGCAGGGTTTAAGATAAAAAACAGAGAGAAGCTGGTAAAACTTGCCAAGGAGGTTCTGGACGAAATAGAGATTAATTCTCAGTCGATTCTTAAGAGAATATCCCAAGCCAACATCGAGCTAACCGAGATAGAGCTCTTCCACCTCCTCAACATGCTTGTCTTCATGCAGAGCTGCGAGCTGTGCGGAAAGGCCCAAGAGGCCCGACAGATGATTGAAGATGACTAA
- a CDS encoding DUF211 domain-containing protein: MAKGIRLLVLDVLKPHQPMVTELALGLSELDGVDGVNITLVEIDKETENVKITMAGDNLDYDEIVRTIEEFGGVVHSIDMVAAGRKIVEEGETPQDKLEEY, encoded by the coding sequence ATGGCAAAGGGGATAAGGTTACTGGTTCTGGACGTGCTTAAACCGCACCAGCCGATGGTGACGGAGCTGGCGCTCGGACTCAGCGAGCTCGACGGGGTCGATGGGGTCAACATAACTCTCGTCGAGATAGACAAGGAGACGGAGAACGTCAAGATAACGATGGCCGGCGACAACCTCGACTACGACGAGATAGTCAGGACGATAGAGGAGTTCGGCGGCGTGGTGCACAGCATAGACATGGTTGCGGCGGGTAGGAAGATCGTTGAGGAGGGAGAAACCCCCCAGGACAAGCTGGAGGAGTACTGA
- a CDS encoding helix-turn-helix domain-containing protein, whose translation MAKVKVITDPEVIKLMLEDTRRRILGLLRNKEMTISQLSEILGKTPQTIYHHIEKLKEAGLVEVKRTEMKGNLVEKYYGRTADAFYINMYLGDEELRYFARSRLKIKLEIFKALGYEFDDEGLLNTMDELLKKEHEYKTEISKEIEANEEALKDFSNEDIIHAIEWLAMARMGRDEETLTLLKKLGEILKK comes from the coding sequence ATGGCGAAAGTGAAGGTCATAACGGACCCGGAAGTTATAAAGCTGATGCTTGAGGACACGAGGAGAAGGATCCTCGGACTGCTCCGCAACAAGGAGATGACCATCTCTCAGCTGAGCGAGATACTGGGGAAGACGCCCCAGACGATATACCACCACATCGAGAAACTCAAGGAAGCCGGCTTAGTCGAGGTCAAGAGGACGGAGATGAAAGGCAACCTGGTGGAGAAGTACTACGGAAGAACGGCCGATGCCTTCTACATCAACATGTACCTCGGAGACGAGGAGCTCCGCTACTTCGCCCGCTCAAGGCTCAAGATAAAGCTGGAGATATTCAAGGCCCTTGGATACGAGTTCGATGACGAGGGGCTCCTCAACACGATGGATGAGCTTCTCAAGAAAGAGCATGAGTACAAAACGGAGATATCCAAAGAGATCGAGGCCAACGAAGAGGCGCTCAAAGACTTCTCCAACGAGGATATCATCCACGCCATCGAGTGGCTGGCCATGGCCAGAATGGGCCGCGACGAGGAGACCCTGACGCTCTTGAAGAAGCTGGGAGAAATACTTAAAAAATAA
- a CDS encoding tryptophan--tRNA ligase — MDDFKVTPWDVEGVVDYAKLIVEFGTSPLTDELIEKTAELTKSELPIFFRRKFFFSHRDYDKVLADYETGKGFFLYTGRGPSGPMHIGHIIPFYATKWLQESFDVNLYIQITDDEKFLFKEKLTFDDTKRWAYDNILDIIAVGFDPDKTFIFQDSEFTKIYEMAIPIAKKINYSMARAVFGFTDQSKIGMIFYPAIQAAPTFFEKKRCLIPAAIDQDPYWRLQRDFAESLGYYKTAAIHSKFVPGLTSLSGKMSASKPETAVYLTDDPEEAGKKIWKYALTGGRATAKEQREKGGEPEKCVVFKWFEIFFEPDDKKLMERYHACKSGELLCGQCKRELIERVQKFLKEHQKKRKEAEKKVEKFKYTGELAREQWDKSIPEPLRG; from the coding sequence ATGGACGACTTTAAGGTCACCCCATGGGACGTTGAGGGTGTGGTAGACTACGCGAAGCTTATAGTCGAGTTCGGAACCAGTCCGCTAACGGACGAGCTTATAGAGAAGACCGCGGAGCTTACGAAGAGCGAACTTCCAATATTCTTCAGAAGGAAGTTCTTCTTCTCCCATAGGGACTACGATAAGGTTCTTGCCGACTACGAAACGGGGAAGGGCTTCTTCCTCTATACCGGCAGGGGGCCGAGCGGACCCATGCACATTGGCCACATCATACCGTTCTACGCCACCAAATGGCTCCAGGAGAGCTTTGACGTCAATCTCTACATCCAGATAACGGACGACGAGAAGTTCCTGTTCAAGGAGAAGCTCACCTTCGACGACACGAAGAGATGGGCCTACGACAACATCCTCGACATCATAGCGGTTGGCTTCGACCCGGATAAAACATTCATCTTCCAGGACAGCGAGTTCACTAAGATATACGAGATGGCCATTCCGATAGCCAAGAAGATAAACTACTCGATGGCCCGCGCGGTGTTCGGTTTCACCGACCAGAGCAAGATTGGGATGATTTTCTACCCGGCCATACAGGCGGCACCGACGTTCTTCGAAAAGAAGCGCTGTCTGATTCCCGCGGCAATAGACCAGGACCCCTACTGGAGGCTCCAGAGGGACTTCGCGGAAAGCCTAGGCTACTACAAGACAGCAGCCATACACAGCAAGTTCGTGCCGGGTTTAACCAGCCTCAGCGGAAAGATGAGCGCGAGCAAGCCAGAGACGGCCGTCTACCTCACGGATGACCCCGAAGAGGCGGGCAAGAAGATATGGAAGTACGCCCTCACCGGCGGAAGGGCCACCGCGAAGGAGCAGCGCGAGAAGGGAGGAGAACCCGAGAAGTGCGTCGTCTTCAAGTGGTTCGAGATATTCTTCGAGCCGGACGACAAGAAGCTCATGGAGCGCTATCACGCGTGCAAAAGTGGCGAGCTCCTCTGCGGCCAGTGCAAGCGCGAGCTGATTGAGCGCGTCCAGAAGTTCCTCAAGGAGCACCAGAAGAAGCGCAAGGAGGCCGAGAAAAAGGTCGAGAAGTTCAAGTACACCGGCGAACTGGCGAGGGAGCAGTGGGATAAGTCCATTCCGGAGCCGCTGAGGGGCTGA
- a CDS encoding OPT/YSL family transporter, protein MADANWKVGDASWKRKDSDETYREVTPAAIILGVIWGAFMAASFTYAGMIMGFTSGGSAIAAIVGWGVLRGILKKGTVVENNIVQTIASAVNISVSGVIFTIPALYIMGLHEEINTTYFFLATAAGAILGITFIIPLRKQMIEIDRLRFPTGTAVATVLKTPGSGIEKARLLFLGMAVSAAVYLVQQFPVLGLPEIIPEYIDLGAILHLPEWVSLAMALSLMVFGMGLITGRNGLIVLAGGILSYYIITPIVKTLGWLPSDVTGGAISGFVYANMTRPLGIGMLLGGSIAGLILSMPVIIVALKSIANASKLGTGRNEELPIKYLYAGIALAFLLLLITTYQLGGLGIGRSLLTALVGVAWIFVASLLVAMSTGMTDWSPVSGLSLVSS, encoded by the coding sequence ATGGCGGATGCCAACTGGAAGGTTGGAGACGCGAGCTGGAAGCGTAAGGATTCGGACGAGACCTACCGCGAAGTGACGCCCGCTGCTATAATACTGGGTGTCATCTGGGGCGCCTTCATGGCCGCCAGCTTCACCTACGCGGGAATGATAATGGGCTTCACCTCCGGCGGTTCGGCGATAGCTGCCATCGTCGGCTGGGGAGTCCTCAGGGGAATCCTCAAGAAGGGAACCGTCGTTGAGAACAACATCGTCCAGACCATAGCCTCTGCCGTCAACATCTCCGTTTCGGGAGTCATCTTCACCATCCCGGCGCTCTACATCATGGGACTCCACGAGGAGATAAACACCACGTACTTCTTCCTCGCCACAGCAGCCGGAGCTATACTGGGAATCACCTTCATAATCCCGCTGAGGAAGCAGATGATCGAGATCGACAGGCTTCGCTTCCCGACCGGAACGGCCGTCGCTACCGTCCTCAAGACCCCGGGAAGCGGAATCGAGAAGGCCAGACTGCTCTTCCTCGGCATGGCCGTCAGCGCGGCCGTCTATCTAGTCCAGCAGTTCCCGGTGCTCGGCCTTCCGGAGATAATCCCCGAGTACATTGACCTTGGAGCCATACTCCACCTCCCCGAGTGGGTCAGCCTGGCCATGGCCCTCTCGCTGATGGTCTTCGGAATGGGCCTCATCACCGGAAGGAACGGCCTCATAGTCCTCGCCGGTGGAATACTCTCATACTACATCATCACGCCCATAGTTAAGACCCTCGGCTGGCTCCCGAGCGACGTCACCGGTGGAGCGATTAGCGGCTTCGTCTACGCCAACATGACCAGGCCGCTCGGTATCGGAATGCTCCTCGGCGGCTCGATAGCGGGCCTCATACTCTCGATGCCCGTCATTATAGTCGCCCTTAAGAGCATAGCCAACGCGAGCAAGCTCGGAACCGGCAGGAACGAGGAGCTCCCGATAAAGTACCTCTACGCCGGAATAGCCTTGGCCTTCCTCCTCCTGCTGATAACCACCTACCAGCTCGGCGGCCTCGGTATCGGCAGGAGCCTGCTCACGGCACTCGTCGGTGTCGCCTGGATATTCGTCGCCTCGCTGCTCGTTGCCATGTCCACCGGAATGACCGACTGGAGCCCTGTCTCCGGCCTCTCCCTCGTGTCGTCATGA